In the Hordeum vulgare subsp. vulgare chromosome 7H, MorexV3_pseudomolecules_assembly, whole genome shotgun sequence genome, one interval contains:
- the LOC123409280 gene encoding geraniol 8-hydroxylase-like — translation MASLLPWLPWLVVPLLLCVYLLDLLAQARRRGLPPGPRPLPLIGSLHLLGDQPHRSLARLARTHGPLMSLRLGAVTTVVVSSPDAAREFLQKHDAVFATRAVQDAVGAHARSSVAWLPHAPRWRSLRRIMAAELFAPHRLDALQRLRVQKVRELTAHVARLARDGEAVDVGRVAFTTSLNLLSRTVFSTDLTSLDDHGVSKGFQVLVAEIMEAAGTPNVSDFFPALAAVDLQGLRREMARLLARLHQVFDREVDQRLSRRARDAAGETRKKDDGDGGDFLDVLLDVAERDDGQAALLDRDTLRSVFTDLFAAGSDTTSSTIEWAMAELLQNPSSMAKAHDELARVISSGRDIEEHDIDRLPYLQAVIKETFRLHPPAPLLLPRQAQATIRIAGYVILKDARVLVNVWAMGRDEAIWPEPDKFMPERFLGRAVDYRGRDFELIPFGAGRRMCPGMPLAIRMVHLVVGSLLHRFEWRLPVEVERSGIDMCEKFGVTLTKSVPLRAIATPMLVDDMGR, via the exons ATGGCTTCTCTTCTTCCGTGGCTGCCATGGCTCGTCGTCCCCCTCCTCCTTTGCGTCTACCTACTAGACCTCCTCGCCCAGGCACGCCGTCGCGGCCTTCCTCCAGGCCCCCGCCCGCTGCCGCTCATCGGCAGCCTCCACCTGCTCGGCGACCAGCCGCACCGCTCCCTCGCCCGCCTCGCCAGGACCCACGGCCCGCTCATGTCGCTGCGCCTGGGCGCGGTCACCACGGTGGTCGTCTCCTCCCCGGACGCCGCCCGGGAGTTCCTGCAGAAGCACGACGCCGTCTTCGCCACCCGGGCCGTGCAGGACGCGGTCGGCGCCCACGCCAGGAGCTCCGTCGCCTGGCTGCCCCACGCGCCGCGGTGGCGGTCGCTCCGCAGGATCATGGCCGCGGAGCTGTTCGCTCCGCACCGGCTCGACGCGCTCCAGCGCCTCCGGGTCCAGAAGGTGCGGGAGCTGACGGCGCACGTGGCCCGCCTGGCGCGCGACGGCGAGGCCGTGGACGTCGGCCGCGTGGCGTTCACGACCAGCCTGAACCTGCTGTCGCGGACCGTGTTCTCGACGGACCTGACGAGCCTCGACGACCACGGAGTGTCCAAGGGGTTCCAGGTGCTGGTGGCGGAGATCATGGAGGCGGCCGGCACGCCGAACGTGTCGGACTTCTTCCCCGCGCTCGCGGCGGTCGACCTGCAGGGCCTGCGCCGGGAGATGGCGCGGCTGTTGGCGCGGCTGCACCAGGTGTTCGACAGGGAGGTGGACCAGAGGCTGAGCCGCCGCGCGCGCGACGCCGCCGGCGAGACAAGGAAGAAGGAcgatggcgacggcggcgacttCCTCGACGTGCTGCTGGATGTCGCGGAGCGTGACGACGGCCAGGCGGCGCTGCTAGACCGCGACACGCTGCGGTCGGTGTTCACG GACCTGTTTGCCGCGGGCAGTGACACAACCTCCAGCACTATAGAATGGGCAATGGCTGAGCTTCTTCAAAACCCATCGTCAATGGCCAAAGCACACGACGAGCTTGCAAGGGTCATCAGCTCAGGGAGAGACATTGAAGAACACGACATcgatcgtctgccctacctccaaGCCGTGATCAAAGAAACCTTTCGGCTACACCCTCCTGCTCCATTGCTGCTACCGCGCCAAGCTCAAGCGACCATAAGAATTGCGGGCTACGTGATCCTCAAAGACGCACGCGTGCTGGTGAACGTGTGGGCGATGGGACGGGACGAGGCTATCTGGCCTGAGCCCGACAAGTTCATGCCGGAGAGGTTTCTTGGGAGGGCTGTGGACTATAGAGGCCGAGACTTTGAGCTGATCCCGTTCGGCGCCGGGCGCCGGATGTGCCCAGGGATGCCGCTGGCGATCAGGATGGTGCATCTTGTTGTTGGGTCGTTGTTGCATCGGTTCGAGTGGAGGCTCCCGGTGGAGGTGGAGAGAAGTGGGATTGATATGTGTGAGAAGTTCGGGGTGACACTCACGAAGTCTGTGCCTCTCCGTGCTATTGCTACACCAATGTTAGTGGATGACATGGGTCGTTGA